The Ruania alba genome has a window encoding:
- a CDS encoding alkaline phosphatase family protein, whose translation MSLDGTAGRLGDVLLGAVGACGIDLPGGAEAEAARARLALPRSRKACVVLVDGLGAYNLVDRASRAPFLSGEERLRSVRTTFPSTTATNVTYLGTGREGGRTRMLGYTVRGGGGGLLNLVSWNGTADPEQWQPEATVFERLERAGHVAVSVGPWRFADSGLTRAALRGGEYSPAQSLPERVDTALRELRDPHVDVVYLYWGELDAIGHRAGWQCAEWSDELEAIDTELARLARMLPPGTLLMVTADHGMVDVPATERTDIAEDDRLRRDVDLVAGEPRAVHLYTRPGRADQVAARWREVLGDSVDVRARAELLTSGLIGDVTPQARDVVGDVVVIARGRHAVVDSRSQSASSLALIGMHGALTAEETTVPLVTVAG comes from the coding sequence ATGAGCCTCGACGGCACGGCCGGGCGGCTCGGTGATGTGCTGCTGGGCGCCGTGGGAGCCTGCGGCATCGACCTTCCGGGCGGGGCCGAGGCCGAGGCCGCGCGTGCCCGCCTGGCACTGCCGCGCAGCCGGAAGGCGTGCGTGGTCCTGGTGGACGGCCTCGGCGCCTACAACCTGGTTGATCGGGCCTCCCGCGCGCCGTTCCTCAGCGGTGAGGAGCGGTTGCGTTCCGTGCGGACGACCTTCCCGTCCACCACCGCCACCAACGTGACCTACCTGGGCACCGGGCGGGAAGGGGGACGCACGCGGATGCTGGGCTACACGGTGCGAGGCGGCGGTGGGGGTCTGCTGAACCTGGTGTCCTGGAACGGCACGGCTGACCCGGAGCAGTGGCAACCGGAGGCGACGGTGTTCGAGCGACTGGAGCGAGCCGGGCATGTGGCGGTCAGTGTCGGGCCCTGGCGCTTCGCCGACTCGGGCCTGACCCGCGCGGCGTTGCGCGGTGGCGAGTACAGCCCGGCACAGTCACTGCCGGAGCGGGTGGACACCGCGCTGCGTGAGCTCCGGGACCCGCACGTGGATGTCGTCTACCTGTACTGGGGTGAGTTGGACGCCATCGGGCACCGGGCCGGTTGGCAGTGCGCGGAGTGGTCCGACGAGCTTGAGGCAATCGACACCGAACTTGCCCGCTTGGCTCGGATGCTGCCACCGGGCACTCTGCTCATGGTGACGGCCGACCACGGGATGGTCGACGTCCCGGCGACCGAACGCACCGATATCGCCGAGGACGACAGGCTCCGTCGAGATGTCGACCTGGTCGCTGGGGAGCCCCGTGCCGTGCACCTGTACACCCGGCCCGGGCGGGCGGACCAGGTGGCTGCGCGGTGGCGGGAAGTGCTCGGCGACTCTGTGGACGTGCGTGCACGTGCCGAACTTCTGACCTCCGGCCTCATCGGTGACGTCACCCCTCAGGCGAGGGACGTCGTCGGGGACGTGGTGGTGATCGCACGCGGCAGGCACGCCGTCGTCGACTCGCGCAGCCAGAGTGCCTCGTCCCTGGCCCTGATCGGGATGCACGGTGCGCTCACTGCCGAGGAGACGACTGTCCCGCTGGTGACGGTAGCCGGCTAG
- the sepH gene encoding septation protein SepH: MVELELVGIHTDAEHLVLMGPEGERYRLVIDDALRAAVRRDRPHLEKVRTEGAVRPREIQVMIRAGASAEDIAADSGVPLETIRRYEGPVIAERQHVSQRARALTISRESGAPVLSDVVVDRLASRGVEADSIVWDSRRTGQDPWVLVARFVAGEREREATWQVDLSARMLTALDDESRWLSETEWPVSDGPRRHLSAVRGGSPVYDIEATDDVDITGSLHAVDAALRPAEEGDGSEGEPSADATDAADDADQTEALLDQLSASRGVRQPVADPEEDDVHEPMLWDDPPPAHPPASHPEERPDATVLHAPQKPTSTEDSDDQDGSQARDTTRESGERPRRTRRRRTSVPSWDEIVFGAKND, encoded by the coding sequence ATGGTCGAGTTGGAACTTGTAGGGATCCACACGGACGCGGAACACCTCGTCCTGATGGGTCCCGAAGGCGAGCGCTACCGCCTGGTGATCGACGACGCGCTCCGGGCGGCGGTACGCCGGGATCGGCCGCACCTGGAGAAGGTGCGCACCGAAGGTGCGGTGCGTCCGCGGGAGATCCAGGTGATGATCCGCGCTGGAGCCAGCGCCGAGGACATCGCCGCCGATTCGGGCGTCCCACTGGAGACCATCCGGCGATATGAGGGGCCTGTCATCGCCGAGCGCCAGCACGTCAGTCAGCGGGCGCGAGCCCTGACGATCAGCCGTGAGTCCGGCGCGCCCGTCTTGTCGGACGTGGTGGTGGACCGGCTCGCGTCGCGCGGGGTGGAGGCAGACTCGATCGTCTGGGACTCCCGCCGTACCGGGCAGGATCCGTGGGTCCTGGTAGCCCGGTTCGTGGCCGGTGAGCGGGAGCGGGAGGCGACGTGGCAGGTCGATCTGTCCGCGCGCATGCTCACGGCCCTGGACGACGAGAGCCGCTGGCTCTCCGAGACCGAGTGGCCTGTCTCGGACGGGCCGCGTCGGCACCTGTCCGCCGTCCGCGGCGGTAGCCCGGTCTACGACATCGAGGCGACCGACGACGTCGACATCACGGGCTCGTTGCACGCCGTGGACGCAGCGCTGCGGCCCGCCGAAGAGGGCGACGGCTCCGAGGGCGAACCCAGTGCCGATGCAACGGATGCGGCCGATGATGCGGACCAGACGGAGGCGCTCCTGGACCAGCTGTCCGCGAGCCGTGGCGTCCGCCAGCCGGTGGCCGACCCAGAGGAGGACGACGTCCACGAGCCGATGCTCTGGGACGATCCACCACCGGCGCACCCGCCTGCCTCGCACCCCGAGGAACGACCGGACGCGACAGTCCTGCACGCCCCACAGAAGCCCACCTCCACCGAGGACTCTGACGATCAGGACGGCTCGCAGGCCCGCGACACCACCCGGGAGTCGGGGGAACGCCCCCGGCGGACGCGACGACGGCGCACGAGTGTGCCGTCCTGGGACGAGATCGTCTTCGGCGCCAAGAACGACTGA
- a CDS encoding DUF4193 domain-containing protein, protein MATDYDAPRKTEEDLSEDSLEELKARRAEKNSGAVDEDETEAAEGFELPGADLSGEELSVRVLPRQADEFTCSECFLVHHRSQLAYEKGGQPVCSECAA, encoded by the coding sequence ATGGCGACCGACTACGATGCACCGCGCAAGACTGAAGAGGACCTGAGCGAGGATTCGCTCGAGGAGCTCAAGGCCCGGCGTGCGGAGAAGAACTCTGGTGCGGTCGACGAGGACGAGACCGAAGCCGCTGAAGGGTTCGAGCTCCCCGGAGCCGACCTCAGCGGGGAAGAGCTCTCCGTCCGCGTCCTGCCGCGCCAGGCCGACGAATTCACCTGCTCGGAGTGCTTCCTGGTGCACCACCGCAGCCAGTTGGCTTACGAGAAGGGCGGCCAGCCGGTCTGCTCGGAGTGCGCTGCCTGA
- a CDS encoding DUF3093 domain-containing protein encodes MTDSFTERVLPSTTGWLLAPAAGVLVAIALLPVDARLAAAVAIVVAAGAAAVLVLVSPRIVVDDEALHVDRTHLPLGVIGAIEPLAGTDLEHAMGPGLDARAHVRFRAWAPSAVRITVADSSDPTPYWIVSTRNPDELRRALRTDR; translated from the coding sequence ATGACTGACTCGTTCACCGAGCGCGTACTTCCTTCGACCACTGGATGGTTGCTCGCACCAGCGGCCGGAGTGCTCGTTGCCATCGCCCTGCTACCGGTGGACGCTCGCCTCGCCGCAGCAGTAGCGATCGTCGTAGCGGCGGGTGCGGCCGCGGTCCTCGTGCTGGTCTCCCCACGGATCGTCGTGGACGACGAGGCCCTGCATGTCGACCGCACGCACCTACCGCTGGGCGTCATCGGCGCCATCGAGCCACTCGCGGGTACTGATCTCGAACACGCCATGGGACCCGGCCTCGATGCGCGTGCCCATGTGCGTTTCCGGGCATGGGCACCGAGCGCCGTGCGGATCACCGTCGCGGATTCGTCAGACCCGACGCCGTACTGGATCGTCTCCACCCGGAACCCGGACGAACTCAGGCGGGCGCTGCGCACAGACCGGTGA
- the dut gene encoding dUTP diphosphatase has translation MDETAHDGVEVLVHRLDRELPLPRYAQPGDAGLDLLAREAVELAPGERHAVPTGLAIALPLGFAAFVHPRSGLAARHGLTVLNTPGTVDAGYRGEIKVILVNTDRSAPVRLERGDRIAQLVIQRVCTADLVEVEQLPGSARGSGGFGSTGGAAAMGGQH, from the coding sequence ATGGACGAGACTGCCCACGACGGTGTCGAGGTGCTGGTGCACCGACTCGACCGCGAGCTGCCGTTGCCTCGGTATGCGCAACCGGGCGACGCCGGTCTGGACCTGCTTGCCCGAGAGGCGGTTGAGCTGGCACCAGGGGAGCGGCATGCGGTGCCGACTGGGCTCGCGATCGCGCTCCCGCTCGGATTCGCCGCATTCGTGCACCCCCGATCGGGGCTGGCGGCGCGGCACGGCCTGACGGTGCTGAACACGCCGGGGACCGTGGATGCGGGGTACCGTGGAGAGATCAAGGTGATCCTGGTCAATACCGACCGGTCCGCGCCGGTGCGCCTCGAACGGGGTGACCGGATCGCGCAGTTGGTGATCCAGCGCGTCTGCACCGCCGACCTGGTGGAGGTGGAACAACTGCCTGGTAGTGCGCGGGGATCAGGCGGCTTCGGTTCGACCGGGGGCGCGGCCGCGATGGGAGGACAGCACTGA
- a CDS encoding DUF3710 domain-containing protein — translation MALFRRRRAAEAASAAPQDAEETSRADQREDHDAAERLEDEDLIGPWDVEEMPELGERLDLGAVRLPKRQGLQVRMELDKKTRRVVGVNVAVDGSALQVQAFAAPRSAGLWSALRGELTTQISKQGGSVDERTGPFGTELLARLPVRLPDGRSGHRPARFLGADGPRWFLRGVLTGKAAVDAEAGATMEALFGDIVVVRGSDPRPPRDLLPLHLPGKRAVPSDGGTPQIELPPRGPEISEVR, via the coding sequence ATGGCATTGTTCCGTCGTCGGCGGGCCGCCGAGGCGGCGTCGGCCGCTCCGCAGGACGCCGAGGAGACCTCACGCGCCGACCAGCGGGAGGACCACGACGCCGCGGAGCGCCTCGAGGATGAGGACCTGATCGGCCCGTGGGATGTCGAGGAGATGCCCGAGCTGGGCGAGCGTCTCGATCTCGGGGCCGTCCGACTGCCGAAGCGGCAGGGGCTTCAGGTCCGGATGGAGCTGGACAAGAAGACTCGACGGGTCGTCGGCGTGAACGTGGCGGTCGACGGCTCCGCGCTGCAGGTGCAGGCGTTCGCGGCACCCCGATCTGCCGGTCTGTGGTCGGCCCTGAGGGGAGAGCTGACCACGCAGATCAGCAAGCAGGGCGGATCGGTCGACGAGCGGACCGGACCGTTCGGCACGGAGCTGCTGGCGCGGCTCCCGGTGCGGCTCCCGGACGGTCGCAGCGGCCACCGTCCGGCCCGTTTCCTCGGGGCGGACGGCCCCCGGTGGTTCCTCCGGGGCGTGCTGACCGGCAAGGCTGCGGTCGATGCTGAGGCGGGCGCGACGATGGAGGCACTGTTCGGCGACATCGTGGTGGTCCGGGGGTCGGACCCCCGCCCACCGCGTGACTTGCTGCCGCTGCACCTGCCCGGCAAGCGGGCAGTACCTTCCGACGGCGGTACGCCCCAGATCGAGCTGCCGCCCCGCGGACCCGAGATCTCGGAGGTCCGATGA
- a CDS encoding OB-fold nucleic acid binding domain-containing protein, whose protein sequence is MSWRERIKHVLASQSELDAGQEQREAERQNTVPVASCRSRERVAISGVVRAVTFPPVKGAPALVAELYDGSGSIDLIWLGRREIPGIEPGCRLRVEGMLCRTSPDHPRPVIYNPSYRILPTQAAS, encoded by the coding sequence ATGAGTTGGCGTGAGCGCATCAAGCACGTGCTCGCCTCCCAGTCCGAACTGGACGCCGGGCAGGAACAGCGCGAGGCGGAACGGCAGAACACCGTACCGGTGGCCAGCTGCCGCAGCCGTGAGCGGGTGGCGATCTCGGGAGTGGTCCGGGCCGTGACCTTTCCGCCGGTCAAGGGTGCGCCTGCGCTCGTGGCCGAGCTGTACGACGGCTCGGGAAGCATCGATCTCATCTGGCTGGGACGGCGGGAGATCCCGGGTATCGAACCAGGCTGCCGGCTGCGCGTGGAGGGGATGTTGTGTCGCACCTCCCCGGACCACCCGCGCCCGGTGATCTACAACCCCAGCTACCGGATCCTTCCGACGCAGGCCGCATCGTGA
- a CDS encoding DUF3159 domain-containing protein codes for MSTESTGAEPDPGIDTDEGAVVDAQPDQTAPPGRGVRQLTATEFNLAESVGGVRGLVETIAPGLVFVVIFVATRDLMPALVASVSVAVVASIARLIGRTPLTQAISGLVGVAIGAVWAWRSGEASDFFAWGLIVNIAFAVGVLISILVRWPVVGVLVATLTGQDTSWRTDRTLRRRYAAASWLWFGAFAARLAVQGPLYLNAAAGWLGTARLVMGVPMWALVLWITWLWVRPRGDAAESPDPPDRPR; via the coding sequence GTGAGCACCGAGTCGACCGGCGCCGAACCCGACCCGGGCATCGACACCGACGAGGGTGCTGTTGTCGACGCGCAGCCCGATCAGACCGCACCTCCTGGCCGCGGTGTGCGCCAGCTCACCGCCACCGAGTTCAACCTGGCTGAGTCCGTCGGCGGAGTGCGCGGCCTCGTCGAGACGATCGCTCCGGGGCTGGTCTTCGTGGTGATCTTCGTCGCGACCCGTGACCTGATGCCGGCGCTGGTCGCGTCCGTGAGCGTGGCAGTGGTTGCCTCGATCGCGCGCCTGATCGGCCGCACCCCACTGACACAGGCGATCAGCGGTCTGGTGGGTGTCGCGATCGGCGCGGTGTGGGCCTGGCGCTCCGGTGAGGCCTCCGACTTCTTCGCGTGGGGCCTGATCGTGAACATCGCCTTCGCCGTCGGTGTGCTCATCTCGATCCTGGTGCGCTGGCCGGTGGTCGGGGTACTGGTCGCGACGCTGACCGGTCAGGACACCTCGTGGCGGACCGACCGGACGTTGCGCCGACGCTACGCAGCGGCGTCCTGGCTGTGGTTCGGGGCGTTCGCGGCGCGGCTCGCCGTGCAGGGGCCGCTCTACCTGAATGCGGCGGCTGGGTGGCTCGGCACGGCGCGTTTGGTGATGGGGGTGCCGATGTGGGCGCTGGTCCTGTGGATCACGTGGTTGTGGGTACGTCCCCGAGGAGATGCTGCAGAGTCACCAGATCCTCCTGATCGGCCGAGGTGA
- a CDS encoding potassium channel family protein, with protein MRVIIAGAGSVGRSIARELIGHDHEVTLIDKNPAAMKVSSVSSAEWLLGDACEIASFATAHPEACDVVVAATGDDKVNLVVSLLAKTEFGVPRVVARVNNPKNEWMFDDAWGVDVLVSTPRIMTALVEEAVSIGDLVRIFTFHQSGASMYEITLAPGAAVVGERVADIDWPTSAVLAAIIRGDQPITPSPDDTLEAGDELLLIVTSADQEDLVTLQHLLGDVPTTT; from the coding sequence ATGCGCGTCATCATCGCCGGAGCCGGCAGCGTCGGGCGATCCATCGCCAGGGAACTGATCGGGCACGACCACGAGGTCACGCTGATCGACAAGAATCCTGCGGCCATGAAGGTGTCCTCGGTCAGCTCGGCCGAGTGGCTCCTCGGTGACGCGTGCGAGATCGCCTCGTTCGCGACGGCACACCCAGAGGCATGTGACGTCGTGGTCGCGGCCACCGGGGACGACAAGGTGAACCTGGTGGTGTCGCTACTGGCGAAGACCGAGTTCGGTGTCCCACGCGTGGTGGCCCGGGTGAACAACCCGAAGAACGAGTGGATGTTCGACGATGCCTGGGGGGTCGACGTGCTCGTCTCCACCCCGCGCATCATGACCGCCCTGGTCGAGGAAGCGGTCTCGATCGGAGACCTGGTCCGAATCTTCACCTTCCACCAGTCCGGCGCGAGCATGTACGAGATCACCCTCGCGCCCGGAGCAGCCGTCGTCGGTGAACGAGTGGCGGACATCGACTGGCCCACCAGTGCGGTACTGGCCGCCATCATCCGCGGTGATCAGCCGATCACACCGAGCCCGGACGACACCCTGGAGGCGGGTGACGAACTGCTGCTCATCGTCACCTCGGCCGATCAGGAGGATCTGGTGACTCTGCAGCATCTCCTCGGGGACGTACCCACAACCACGTGA
- a CDS encoding potassium channel family protein, whose amino-acid sequence MGAGRVGTTLAETLESRGHSVAIIDQNPDAFRRLPESFEGRRVTGMGFDRDALAQAGIEDAYAFAAVSSGDNSNIIAARVVRETFGVENVVARIYDPARAEIYQRLGITTVATVRWTADQVLRRMMPVGAASEFRDASGSITLCELDLDAGWLGRQVRDVQTATGARVAFLSRFGDGYIPTPEDVLQEQDVLHALVYTDALEETQRTLSRPPRPEED is encoded by the coding sequence ATGGGCGCGGGACGCGTCGGCACCACTCTCGCCGAGACGCTCGAGTCCCGCGGGCACTCGGTGGCGATCATCGATCAGAACCCGGACGCGTTCCGGCGCCTTCCCGAGTCATTCGAGGGCCGTCGAGTCACCGGTATGGGTTTCGACAGGGACGCACTGGCACAGGCAGGTATCGAAGACGCCTACGCCTTCGCCGCTGTCTCCAGCGGGGACAATTCGAACATCATCGCTGCCCGGGTCGTGCGCGAGACGTTCGGCGTGGAGAACGTGGTGGCCAGGATCTATGACCCGGCTCGTGCGGAGATCTACCAACGGCTCGGGATCACCACGGTCGCCACGGTCCGCTGGACGGCCGACCAGGTGCTGCGCCGCATGATGCCGGTCGGGGCAGCCAGCGAGTTCCGGGACGCGTCCGGCTCGATCACGCTCTGTGAGCTGGACCTCGACGCCGGGTGGCTGGGCCGTCAGGTGCGGGACGTGCAGACGGCGACCGGTGCGCGCGTCGCGTTCCTGTCCCGCTTCGGGGACGGCTATATCCCGACACCTGAGGACGTGCTGCAGGAGCAGGACGTCCTGCACGCCCTGGTCTACACCGACGCTCTCGAGGAGACGCAGCGAACTCTGAGTCGCCCACCACGGCCCGAGGAGGACTGA
- a CDS encoding APC family permease yields the protein MPDIVDAAKRLLVGRPVRSDRLGHALLRKREALPIFTADGLSSVAYAPDEILLTLSLAGIAAATISPWVGLAVVGVMLTVVASYRHLVRAYPDGRGDYQVATVNLGKRAGLTVGSAVLVDYVLTVAVSLSSSAQYLTTLWPALRGNEEWVATGMVVLVALANVRGRLKSKLGFAVPVYLFLAAMGVMAVVGGIQWAAGSIGQAASAQYDVVPLERLDQGLMGIAGAFLVLRAFSSGAVALTGVEAISTGVPAFRRPKARNAALTLAMLGLIGSTMLMSVLGLAHATGVQFVEDPSRDLRLDGVVPGEDFVQTPVIGQIAEVVFAAVPWLFFVVVGATALILVLAANTAFNGFPQLASVLGKDGFLPRQLHTRGDRLALTNGIVSLAVAAIALIWVFEAQITQLIQLYIVGVFVSFTVSQLGMVKHWNRYLRTVIVAQERSRMLRARAVNAFGFVLTAVVLVVVVLTKATHGAWIAVGLMALLYVLMGLVRRHYDSVAEELALDDEGKAKALPSRVHAVVLVSQVHKPTMRALAYARATRPFTLQAISVAVDPEEATALRSAWDRLGLPLPLTVLDSPYREVTRPVLEFVKAIRRESPRDLVVVYVPEYVVGSWWERVLHNRSSIRLKARLLHMPGVVMASVPWQLRSAQLVGPTAGGTVHDVRTDGDTETR from the coding sequence GTGCCAGACATCGTCGACGCCGCGAAACGGCTGCTGGTCGGGCGACCGGTTCGTAGCGACCGGCTCGGTCACGCATTGCTGCGCAAGCGCGAGGCGTTGCCGATCTTCACCGCGGACGGGCTTTCCTCCGTCGCGTACGCACCGGACGAGATCCTGCTCACCCTCTCGCTGGCCGGGATCGCGGCGGCCACGATCTCACCCTGGGTGGGTCTGGCCGTCGTCGGGGTCATGCTCACCGTTGTCGCTTCCTACCGTCATCTGGTGCGCGCGTACCCGGACGGTCGTGGCGATTATCAGGTCGCCACGGTCAACCTGGGCAAGCGGGCCGGACTGACCGTCGGCAGCGCGGTCCTGGTCGACTACGTGCTCACCGTCGCTGTCTCGCTCTCCTCCAGCGCCCAGTACCTGACCACGTTGTGGCCGGCGCTGCGTGGGAACGAGGAGTGGGTGGCCACCGGGATGGTCGTGCTCGTCGCCCTGGCGAACGTGCGCGGCCGGTTAAAGTCCAAGCTCGGTTTTGCCGTCCCGGTCTACCTCTTCCTCGCGGCCATGGGCGTCATGGCGGTGGTCGGCGGGATCCAGTGGGCGGCCGGTTCCATCGGCCAGGCCGCCAGTGCGCAGTACGACGTCGTGCCGCTGGAGCGTCTCGATCAGGGTCTGATGGGCATCGCAGGCGCATTCCTCGTGCTGCGTGCCTTCTCCTCTGGTGCCGTGGCGCTGACCGGTGTGGAAGCGATCAGCACCGGTGTGCCTGCGTTCCGGCGGCCGAAGGCGCGCAACGCCGCCCTCACCCTGGCGATGCTCGGCCTGATCGGCTCGACGATGCTGATGAGCGTGCTGGGTCTGGCTCATGCGACCGGCGTCCAGTTCGTGGAGGACCCGTCCCGAGACCTGCGCCTCGACGGGGTCGTCCCGGGCGAGGACTTCGTGCAGACACCGGTGATCGGACAGATCGCGGAGGTGGTGTTCGCCGCGGTGCCATGGTTGTTCTTCGTGGTGGTCGGTGCGACGGCGCTGATCTTGGTGCTCGCTGCCAACACGGCGTTCAACGGTTTCCCCCAGCTGGCCTCGGTGCTCGGCAAGGACGGTTTCCTGCCGCGTCAGCTGCACACCCGCGGGGACCGCCTGGCGCTGACCAACGGCATCGTCAGTCTCGCGGTGGCGGCCATCGCGCTGATCTGGGTCTTCGAGGCGCAGATCACCCAGCTGATCCAGCTGTACATCGTGGGCGTGTTCGTCTCCTTCACGGTGAGCCAGCTGGGCATGGTCAAGCACTGGAACCGGTACCTGCGCACCGTGATCGTCGCCCAGGAGCGATCTCGGATGCTGCGGGCGCGCGCGGTGAACGCGTTCGGATTCGTCCTGACGGCGGTCGTCCTGGTGGTCGTGGTGCTCACCAAGGCCACGCACGGGGCATGGATCGCCGTCGGTCTGATGGCACTGTTGTACGTGCTGATGGGCTTGGTCCGCCGCCACTACGACTCCGTCGCGGAGGAACTCGCTCTCGACGACGAGGGCAAGGCCAAGGCGCTTCCGTCCAGGGTGCACGCCGTGGTGCTCGTCTCTCAGGTGCACAAGCCGACGATGCGGGCACTGGCGTATGCGCGTGCGACGCGACCGTTCACCTTGCAAGCCATCTCGGTGGCCGTCGATCCGGAGGAGGCCACCGCCCTACGGTCCGCGTGGGACCGCCTCGGGCTCCCGCTCCCGCTGACCGTGCTCGACTCGCCCTACCGGGAGGTGACCAGGCCCGTGCTGGAGTTCGTCAAGGCGATCCGTCGGGAGTCGCCCCGGGACCTCGTCGTGGTCTACGTGCCCGAGTACGTCGTTGGTTCGTGGTGGGAACGGGTGCTGCACAACCGCAGCTCGATCCGGTTGAAAGCGCGGTTGCTGCACATGCCCGGAGTGGTGATGGCGTCAGTGCCGTGGCAGCTGCGCTCGGCGCAGCTGGTCGGACCGACAGCCGGCGGAACGGTGCACGACGTGCGCACCGATGGCGATACGGAGACGCGATGA
- a CDS encoding class I SAM-dependent RNA methyltransferase: MSTVARNENGESDVVELTPVTPVHGGHCLARLDGRVVFVRHTLPGERVRARLTDASRRGHWRADAIEVLEPSADRVPSVWPEAGADGVGGGELAHVSLAGQRRWKKDVLVDALTRIGGLAPEAELLATLTVRAAAGDEDRNGLGYRTRIELVADQLGRAGMFRHRTHDVVPLETMPLAVPELEVGELLRREWRPGSRIDAVAPSIGPPMVLVDGVPLRSTRRAVREEVLVDDRRWTYRVAATGFWQVHDAAPSELVRSVLAAARPADGATVLDLYSGSGLLTVPLAEAVGESGVVHAIEGEARAVRDARRNVHDHRQVHLHEGPVNRVLGTTLAGTRPDVVVLDPPRAGAGEAVVEQVLSTRPERVVYVACDPAALARDVAYAREHGYTLDALDAVDLFPHTHHVETVALLTPA, translated from the coding sequence ATGAGTACGGTGGCGAGGAACGAGAACGGGGAAAGCGACGTCGTCGAGCTGACGCCGGTGACGCCGGTGCACGGCGGGCATTGCCTGGCTCGCCTGGACGGTCGAGTGGTCTTCGTCCGGCATACGCTGCCTGGGGAACGGGTCCGCGCCCGGCTCACCGACGCGAGCCGGCGCGGCCACTGGCGTGCCGACGCGATCGAGGTGCTCGAGCCGTCTGCCGACCGGGTCCCGTCGGTGTGGCCCGAGGCCGGCGCGGACGGCGTGGGTGGTGGTGAGCTCGCACACGTCAGCCTGGCAGGACAGCGCCGGTGGAAGAAGGACGTGCTGGTCGATGCCCTGACGCGCATCGGTGGACTTGCCCCTGAGGCGGAGCTCCTGGCGACGCTGACGGTGCGCGCGGCAGCCGGCGACGAGGACCGGAACGGGCTCGGGTACCGGACCAGGATCGAGCTTGTCGCCGACCAGCTCGGTCGAGCCGGGATGTTTCGGCACCGCACGCACGACGTCGTTCCGTTGGAGACCATGCCGCTCGCCGTCCCGGAGCTGGAGGTGGGCGAGCTGCTCCGCCGGGAGTGGCGCCCAGGGAGCCGGATCGACGCGGTGGCGCCGAGCATCGGTCCGCCGATGGTCCTGGTCGATGGCGTTCCGCTGCGCAGCACGCGCCGTGCCGTCCGCGAGGAGGTTCTCGTCGACGATCGGCGGTGGACCTACCGGGTGGCGGCCACCGGGTTCTGGCAGGTGCACGACGCCGCCCCGAGCGAGCTGGTGCGGTCGGTCCTGGCGGCAGCCCGTCCGGCCGACGGCGCCACCGTCCTGGACCTGTACAGCGGATCCGGCCTGCTCACCGTGCCGTTGGCCGAGGCGGTGGGGGAGAGCGGCGTGGTGCACGCGATCGAAGGGGAGGCACGCGCTGTGCGGGACGCTCGACGCAACGTGCACGATCACCGTCAGGTGCACCTGCACGAGGGTCCCGTGAACCGGGTTCTCGGGACCACGCTCGCCGGCACCCGCCCCGACGTGGTGGTGCTGGACCCACCCCGTGCGGGGGCCGGCGAAGCGGTGGTGGAGCAGGTACTCAGCACGCGGCCGGAACGGGTGGTCTACGTCGCCTGTGATCCGGCGGCACTGGCCCGGGACGTGGCCTATGCCCGCGAGCACGGCTACACCCTGGACGCCCTCGACGCGGTGGACCTGTTCCCGCACACCCACCATGTGGAGACCGTGGCGCTCCTCACACCTGCCTGA